The genomic stretch AAGTTTGAGATCACTCATATGGAATAATTAAGATTATAATAATGTTCTTCCTCCTTATTGAATATGTTGTTACATGATGAAGTAAATACTAGCAGGAAatctacaaaagatcaaaagTCGCATTGGCATTGTTTAAATCAATCACCAAGCCTTGAGATAACTTGAATAACAAGGGAGTCATTTGAGCTCTATTTCAGAACTCTCAGAGAGAAGTTGCATTTAGTCGTGCAGAAATTTATCCCACTCATGCCTATTCACTATCACTTTAAAGTTGGAAGTTAATGGAGCAATTTAATCTAAGTAGATTAACTCCATTGACATTGAATTGACAGAGTCCACTCCTCTTAATTCAATTTTGATTTAGGCATAGAATATGCAAGTCAATTAATAGAAATGTTTATACAATCATTTTATTATAACCTCCTTATCCAGAAACAATGATGAAGTCATATGCCATCATGCTATATAGCCCTCATTGACAACTACAGAAACAACTTGCATTTAATTAAGAAAGGTTTTGGCTTAAATAGCCTTACAAACTACACATTAACTGAATCAACAACGCAACCTATTCTGCCCACTAATCACGTCCCTGACTAACTACCTAAATATCACCTGTTAGTTGCATAGGAATAGGTCCAAGGCTGTTCCTAAAATATAGGAACATTAACACATAATCTAACTAACCTAGAATAATTCTAACAGAAACAAATAGGAACATTATTAACACATAATCTAACTAACCTAGAATAATTCTGACAGAAACAagtcaaataataaataaaacgtGTTATCATCTAATAATCTAACACTCGTACCACAACCAAACAAGGTATGTATTATTATAATCTAGTGTCCACTTCAACCCATTGGATTCTAAAAAAATGACCAACCAAGCAGCAATTCTTCCAGCGATCTATCATCATCACTATGACTTGAGTTCTGTTCATAACATATATAGTCCAATTCAGTCACAGCAGTAAATAATATTTACATTCTAGTTCTTAAATATTATAGTAAGATTTCGATAAAATCATAGATTGAACACTGtcgaaataaaaatatgactgaTACTATATCAAGCCTAAGTAATTGAAagaataaaataacattttatacTTTTCAATTTAGAATAAACTAACATCAATCTACAATGGGTGCAATTCCTAATATTAACTAAAGTAATTAAAAAGAGTTAGCTACTTAATAACTTCGCTTAATTCACAATTATTTCCAAGCAAATAACTAATTGTACTTAAAAGTTCACTGAACTAGAGTACCTGGTGTTGAGTATTAGTTCTGAGGACAGGAATTAGGTGGTCATGAATTGATTTAACAACTGAATCTCATCATTAGTGCCTTCTAAGTTCATGTCATCATGTTGCATTTCATTCTTACCCACACGCTGAATTTCTTGTAAAGTTAGCCACACTTTATTCATGGTAGGCCTTGCCTGTCTGGATTCATGTAAACACTCACCTGCTAGCTTTATCACAAGATTTATCATTTTCTCTACATTGGGATCCGAACCATAACCAAGGGTACTGTCCACAAGTTCATGCATTGTTCCATTTTGGATTCTCGTAATAGCCATTTCATGAAGATTTTTCACAGGTCTAAAATCATAATAAGCAGGGAGAGATGTTATAAGCTCCACCAATACTACTCCAAAGTTGAATACATCACTTTTATAAGTAAGTTCACAGTGCTTTTGGTCTTCATGGGCTACGCATTCAGGAGCAACATAACCTACAGTCCCTCTTGGTTCGGTTAAGGCATGGCTTTGGTCCGATGGAAAAATGCGTGATATTCCAAAATCTGCTAGTTTAACATGAAGATCATCATCAAGAAGAATATTGCTAGTTTTGATATCCCTATGGATAATATTAGACGCATGAAGATACTTCAAAGCACTAGCGGTCTCCACGGCAATATTCATTCTGATGCTCCACGGTAGGTTCCCATGTGTTTCTCTTTGACCTTGAAGATGCTCATTTACAGTTCCATTGGAAACATACTCATATACTATCATAGGTTCTTGAAGTTGTGAAGTAGTGCATCCATATAAAGATACCAGGTTTGGATGAGCTAGATATGATAAGGTATCGAGCTCATTATTGAATTGATCATCTCCAAGGTTGTTATGAATCTCCTTAACCGCAATACGACGACCATCAGGTAATTCTCCTACACAACAAATATTACAGGAATGAAAATATTTGTTTAGACTATCGAAATTAAAGAATGGAAAtagtaaaataaacaaaaaaaactcaatttaccATAAAATACAGTCCCTCCGGCCCCATCTCCTATTTGCTTTGAGAAATCATTTGTGGCTTGCTTAAGATCATCAGATGTAAAGTACTGAACACCAAAATATTTATTTCTAGCAAATCGTTGACTTTCTAGTCTCGACGGATGAGAAGTCAGTATCACAGATTGTGCATCTGATTCAACATCGCGATTACTGTGTCGGCGCCTataaatatatatgattgcaaTAACGAGTGTGGCCAATGTCATAGAAATAACACCTTTCAAAAAGCAAAGAAAGTGCAAATCATTATGTTGTGTTTATAACAAATATACATgaagaaatatgaaaaatattgaggAAAATTAACTTTATTACCAACAAGGAGTCTCTTTTTCAAATTCCATGTTCCTGCGGCAGCTACTGATGAAAGAAAAGATAATTTAGCATCATGATAATTCAAAGATAATATTATATTTCAATATTCATATTGAATCTTGTACTTGACAAACCTTTCGATGACAAGGATCTGTGTAAGAGACATGTGTTTTTTGAGTTTTTAAAGCCACATATTCCACCTGAACTTATGCAAGCATGACATTTATCTTCTCCCACTCCTCCCCACTTAACCTCAAACCCTTTATCTAAAAAACTCATCACGGCATCCGTGGAATTGGAATCTTTGTATTTTATTCCCGGAATTGTGATACTATTTTTACACTTCATAGTAACAAAATCAGCCAATTTAGAATTTCGGACTACATATACTTCCTGTGTTATGTCCTCTTTTAGGCAAAGAAAGACATCAGAAATTTCAGGAATCAAATATGAAGGAAAAGGGCCACAGTCATATAATGCAGTATAGTTTTCATTATTGGCAGTGTAGTTGAAAAAATGCGAATCCACGTCCACATTAATATAATCCTTAGGACAATATCTTTTATGATTAGCATCTAAATCATAAAAGTCTTCTCTAGAAATCCTTAAAAGTTGAGAAGTTTGGTTTAGATGAAGAATACGGAATTCTTGGGACTTAATTTCAATGGTCAAGTGACCATTTTGGCAATAAAGCTTAAATCCGGGATGTCCGCAATAACTTGGCTGAGTGTTAAAATTCCAAAAAGGATATGTTACGTTAATGAAATTACCGCAGTTAAAAGGTGTACAAGATTTGTCTATTTCATCTGGAGTAACACTTAAGAAGAGTGGGAGGAAGACAAAAGTCCTGATGATGAAAGAAAAAGCTAGCTGCATTTGAGAAGAACAATTTGCCTTAATGACTTTGGCAAATAAAACCTTATGCAAATAACCTGAAATTAAATTACAATTATTATACATAATGCAAGATATAAGATAATTCGAAGCACTATAATTTATAGTAGAAATATATAGTAATATTACATGACAAAATTGTTGATGACAATACATAGTATATGGAAATTCTATATTTATATTATCAATGAGTCTATATAGTGTAATTTGCAATTTAAATATCATAAACATTTAAATACATTGGGTGGGGTACCATGGCAATTTCAAAATGCACTAAATCCCGTCACATCACAATTGGGCCAACGCTAAGGTGTATAATTAGCTTAGGGACTAAGCCTAATGTTATCCTATTGAACCCTCACAATCCACCACTAAAGTTCTGGAAAGAGAAaaacgaaagaaaaaaaaacaccatGAACCCAGGGCCCCGCGTCTCTATGCATGTACTTCTCACGTGAACAGAACCGTTGTGGTACTATTATTCTTTTCTCTGATGAATCGAAACAAGGTATCCGGCAGCGACGGACACACTCCTTCCCGGAAAATAAAAACAACGAGTTCCTTCCGACACGAAATTCAACACCGATTCCAAATATGCTATTCGTTTTTCCTAATATCTAGTCTAAATTCATAACCGTGAGCCTCTACAAAACCCTAACTTGAGCAACAGTTAAATGTAAGAGAACAAGCACCAAACTAGTAAAACGAAGAACAACATTTTcaaatcaaagcatgattcaagtCAATAACACCCAACAATCACGAAGTATAAAGAATTGCATCAAAAATGGGAGGAAGATACCGTTGGAAGCGCAATCTACAAGCTATTGCTGCTGAGATGCCGATGTTGTTCGTTGCTGGTGAGTTCGATGGTGATGCTTCCGTTGATTCCGCGTCGATGCTATGAAAGTGATGCGTTGTTGCTACGGATTCACTATTGTTGCGCGTTGAAGAAGAGGCTGGATCTACTGTGTTGTTGTTGCTAATTCTGTTGTTGTCTTGGATCAGTGACGTTGAAGTTGTGTTGCTGAGTAAAAACGAAATCCGATGCGATGATGCTGAGTAAGAAAATGATCTATGAGTTTATGAAGATTACAGGTTTTTTGAAGTTGATATGGTGATTATGGTTATGAAGGTTGTTCATCTGTGTTCACAGTTTTTCTTTGGAGGAAGTTATGAACAAAATTGGACTGAGTTTCAACGTATTTTCTTCCTCCCCTTTCAATGAGTGTGAACACTGGTATTATAGAGTGGGTAAGATGAGGGCAAAAAGGAAATTCGAGAGGTTGAGAGAGAATAAAATGGGTTAGAGGAGGTGAGGAAAATTGCTGATTTCATGGGAAGGAAATCCGCGTGAACGTGAAATTTGTTATCAGCTGGGAAGATCTTTTTGTCTTGATTTTTGGCTGTAGTGAGCAAGATGATGGTGGAAGAAAAACGTGACCTCTTCTTGATTGATGCTGGAATCGTACATCCCTTTGGTGATGGGACCCACTTCAAAATGGCTTTTGAAACTTGGCTTAAGACtatcttctcaaagaatatggcTTGATGGCTTGGATTTGGCTTGGACCAAATTGGTTAATGGGCTTTGAACTAATCTTTGGACTTTCACTTTTATTAGAAATGCACCTAAAAAACAAATAGTAACAAgtaatattaaaaacaaaaaataaaattgttttaacattttaatagaaattcaaaataaattgaaccaaaattaaaatattaaaatcatgcaatggttagcctatataaaaaaaattataaattgtaagatgatgtatgaaatgaatgtattatatattttttcaattttttgaatgagaatgatgcaaATGAGATAAAACTTAGATTTttgagataaaataagaatactaaatgtaaattatgcaaataaaaagtcggggcaaaatttagggtacaacaaAGTGGTGCTCTCAAACGTACCTCTCTTCTTCCCATGTCAGTTTGGAGGGTTGAGGGACCGATGTCTTTAACATGCGGCAGAGATGAATTGAGATAATAATACAGTGGTATTGATAAAAAATAGAACTCATAAGAATTCGAAAGATGTAGATAAGAAGAGGAGATCGTGATGAAGAGAATGCGACAGGGATGAATATGAAGATGAATGTTGTATTGCTGTCAAAAAATGGTGGACGACCACTTTTGTTCAAAAATGGGGACaacaaaaaattagggttttgggttaGACAGTGATGATAAATATGTAGTAAGAAAGATTAAATTAAGGAatatgcattgacagtgtaaaatggttttacactgtcaaccaatgacgatcatgaatcaggacaagtcagactgaaaatttaaaaaaaacttatatgacaTGGCAGAACATTATATTCTAATTTGAGgacagtgtaaaatttttttacactgtcagtgcataaccATTAAACTCTTAAATTAAAGTTGTTCTAATTAACTGTATTttgattattttcattttaaacataacaatttaaaaataattttaataatgttAGAGACTTAATTGCAACATTCATCATTAAAATTTttgattattttcattttaaacataacaatttaaaaataatattaataatgttAGAGACTTAATTGCAAtattcataattaaaaaattattacagTAAGTGACTTAAATGATACATTTCTATGTGGCATTTTCCTATTTTAATTGTTCAAGGAGGAGAATATGGGGTCAGTCAGATATCTTGTGATGTGTTCGACTGTTGATTCTCCCGTTTCTCCTCTGAACTTGGTATACTTAGGTATTTTTTGTCTGCACAATGTATTCAGCTAACGGGGAAGATTATGTTGGTCTTTGTAATGGGGTATTCAGTCCATTTCTAGCCATAATCCTTTCGATAATCGTAGTTAGATTATTTTCTATGGTCGTTTCTTCATGTTGATATTGTTCGACAACCTGATCAGCGTCTTGTTGTCGGCCCACCATCACGACTTGCTGGTGTCTTCCTCGTATGCCACCTTGATTTGGTCACAGTTTGGGAATTTGATTCTGCTGCACTATTTCATCATCCATTGGATCTTCTTCCGCAGGTGTATGCACAACAACCTGGCTTTGGGCTTGAGGGGCTTGTCAACCAGACGTTTTAGGTGCTCCTAGGAAGTTGCACAGTCGAGTGAGTTGATC from Vicia villosa cultivar HV-30 ecotype Madison, WI linkage group LG4, Vvil1.0, whole genome shotgun sequence encodes the following:
- the LOC131594985 gene encoding LEAF RUST 10 DISEASE-RESISTANCE LOCUS RECEPTOR-LIKE PROTEIN KINASE-like 1.2 isoform X1; the protein is MQLAFSFIIRTFVFLPLFLSVTPDEIDKSCTPFNCGNFINVTYPFWNFNTQPSYCGHPGFKLYCQNGHLTIEIKSQEFRILHLNQTSQLLRISREDFYDLDANHKRYCPKDYINVDVDSHFFNYTANNENYTALYDCGPFPSYLIPEISDVFLCLKEDITQEVYVVRNSKLADFVTMKCKNSITIPGIKYKDSNSTDAVMSFLDKGFEVKWGGVGEDKCHACISSGGICGFKNSKNTCLLHRSLSSKVAAAGTWNLKKRLLVGVISMTLATLVIAIIYIYRRRHSNRDVESDAQSVILTSHPSRLESQRFARNKYFGVQYFTSDDLKQATNDFSKQIGDGAGGTVFYGELPDGRRIAVKEIHNNLGDDQFNNELDTLSYLAHPNLVSLYGCTTSQLQEPMIVYEYVSNGTVNEHLQGQRETHGNLPWSIRMNIAVETASALKYLHASNIIHRDIKTSNILLDDDLHVKLADFGISRIFPSDQSHALTEPRGTVGYVAPECVAHEDQKHCELTYKSDVFNFGVVLVELITSLPAYYDFRPVKNLHEMAITRIQNGTMHELVDSTLGYGSDPNVEKMINLVIKLAGECLHESRQARPTMNKVWLTLQEIQRVGKNEMQHDDMNLEGTNDEIQLLNQFMTT
- the LOC131594985 gene encoding LEAF RUST 10 DISEASE-RESISTANCE LOCUS RECEPTOR-LIKE PROTEIN KINASE-like 1.2 isoform X2, which encodes MQLAFSFIIRTFVFLPLFLSVTPDEIDKSCTPFNCGNFINVTYPFWNFNTQPSYCGHPGFKLYCQNGHLTIEIKSQEFRILHLNQTSQLLRISREDFYDLDANHKRYCPKDYINVDVDSHFFNYTANNENYTALYDCGPFPSYLIPEISDVFLCLKEDITQEVYVVRNSKLADFVTMKCKNSITIPGIKYKDSNSTDAVMSFLDKGFEVKWGGVGEDKCHACISSGGICGFKNSKNTCLLHRSLSSKAAAGTWNLKKRLLVGVISMTLATLVIAIIYIYRRRHSNRDVESDAQSVILTSHPSRLESQRFARNKYFGVQYFTSDDLKQATNDFSKQIGDGAGGTVFYGELPDGRRIAVKEIHNNLGDDQFNNELDTLSYLAHPNLVSLYGCTTSQLQEPMIVYEYVSNGTVNEHLQGQRETHGNLPWSIRMNIAVETASALKYLHASNIIHRDIKTSNILLDDDLHVKLADFGISRIFPSDQSHALTEPRGTVGYVAPECVAHEDQKHCELTYKSDVFNFGVVLVELITSLPAYYDFRPVKNLHEMAITRIQNGTMHELVDSTLGYGSDPNVEKMINLVIKLAGECLHESRQARPTMNKVWLTLQEIQRVGKNEMQHDDMNLEGTNDEIQLLNQFMTT